A genomic segment from Chitinophaga niabensis encodes:
- a CDS encoding IPT/TIG domain-containing protein translates to MKRIITCCMAFVLIAITACDKDKTVTSSAPVINTVWPLDGTPSTIVTIRGKNFSTVRTENIVQFNGVNAIVIEASQGALLAVAPATGATGAITVAVRNTTVTGPVFTYKAPQQEYNVKLFAGDLTAGSVDGALSISRLRSPEGVEMDAAGNLIITDRGNNRIRKVSLAGIMSPVAGADVVGFVNGPAADARFRLPWKSTVDAAGNIIVADRDNNCIRKITPAGVVSTIAGSGTAGFADGSAATAMFNQPLDVAADAAGNIYVADNLNHRIRKIAPSGEVSTLAGDGTAAFANGTGTAAKLKNPSGLAIDKDGNLIIADRLNHRIRMITPAGVVTSIAGDGVSGYKDGEAGAARFADPYGVAVDGNGHIIIADLNNNKVRKLAGITVTTLAGSSKGFLDGPGANAQLNQPTDVCVDADGNVYVADLGNNCIRKITLIK, encoded by the coding sequence ATGAAGAGAATAATTACCTGCTGCATGGCGTTTGTGCTGATAGCCATAACCGCCTGCGACAAAGATAAAACAGTTACTTCCTCTGCACCTGTGATCAATACCGTATGGCCGCTGGATGGAACCCCTTCCACTATTGTGACCATCAGGGGAAAGAATTTCAGTACAGTACGTACAGAGAATATTGTTCAGTTCAATGGTGTGAATGCCATTGTAATTGAAGCCAGCCAGGGAGCGTTGCTGGCAGTAGCTCCTGCCACTGGTGCTACCGGCGCTATTACAGTAGCCGTCCGCAATACTACGGTAACCGGGCCTGTTTTTACCTACAAAGCTCCCCAGCAGGAGTATAATGTGAAGTTGTTTGCCGGTGACCTGACGGCGGGTTCAGTAGATGGTGCTTTATCCATCAGCCGGCTAAGAAGTCCGGAAGGCGTAGAGATGGACGCTGCGGGGAACCTCATCATTACAGACAGAGGGAATAACCGCATCCGCAAAGTTTCACTGGCGGGTATTATGAGCCCTGTAGCCGGAGCAGACGTTGTTGGTTTTGTGAATGGCCCTGCTGCCGATGCAAGGTTCAGGTTACCCTGGAAGTCAACAGTAGACGCCGCAGGAAATATCATCGTGGCAGACCGTGATAATAACTGCATCCGTAAGATCACACCTGCTGGCGTAGTAAGTACCATCGCAGGCTCCGGTACAGCCGGATTTGCAGATGGCTCCGCAGCAACCGCCATGTTCAATCAGCCATTGGATGTAGCAGCTGATGCCGCAGGGAATATCTATGTAGCGGATAACCTGAACCACCGCATCCGCAAGATCGCACCCTCAGGAGAAGTAAGCACCCTGGCAGGAGACGGCACCGCTGCATTTGCCAATGGTACCGGTACTGCTGCAAAGCTGAAGAATCCCAGCGGGCTGGCCATTGATAAAGATGGTAACCTGATCATAGCAGACAGGCTGAATCACCGTATCCGTATGATCACACCGGCTGGTGTAGTTACTTCTATCGCGGGCGACGGGGTGAGCGGGTATAAGGATGGTGAGGCCGGTGCAGCCAGGTTTGCGGATCCTTATGGCGTTGCGGTAGATGGCAACGGGCATATTATCATTGCAGACCTCAACAATAATAAGGTACGCAAGCTGGCCGGTATTACGGTAACTACCCTGGCTGGCTCCAGCAAGGGTTTCCTGGATGGGCCCGGTGCCAATGCGCAACTGAACCAGCCAACAGATGTATGTGTGGACGCTGACGGGAATGTGTATGTGGCGGACCTGGGGAATAATTGTATCAGGAAGATAACGCTGATCAAATAA
- a CDS encoding phosphodiester glycosidase family protein, translating into MHRIKLFSLLSLLYFTIASCKKDSQAQVPHVTIKSPLTQRMMDSTNIIAKVFSDTIFQISEGVQETDVHYLSREGYSMHMFIIEADMNNPKLKLEAATPYDATPYAMQTVPDMVKYINGPNSKVVAGVNADFFNTTTGEPRGILVKNNKVLKTTWFNDRSSTFLGVKKDGKLFIGDRAEFAAMQNDLEDALGGGPMLVKNNAMLTQTDLTIEPRTGIGLNEQGKMYWMVIDGRSFYYSNGITITQLGQLLKACGATKAINVDGGGSSTFMIKHPLAEVWQVRNRPSDGTNRAVGNAWMIISKP; encoded by the coding sequence ATGCACAGGATCAAACTGTTTTCTCTACTCAGCCTGCTTTATTTCACCATCGCCAGTTGTAAAAAAGATTCACAGGCGCAGGTGCCGCATGTAACCATCAAAAGTCCGCTTACCCAAAGGATGATGGATAGTACCAATATTATCGCAAAGGTATTTTCAGATACTATATTTCAGATCAGTGAAGGGGTGCAGGAAACGGATGTGCATTACCTCAGCAGGGAAGGTTATTCCATGCATATGTTCATTATTGAAGCGGATATGAACAACCCGAAGCTGAAACTGGAAGCCGCTACGCCGTATGATGCCACACCATATGCCATGCAAACAGTGCCGGACATGGTGAAGTACATCAACGGACCCAATAGTAAAGTGGTAGCAGGTGTGAATGCAGACTTCTTCAACACTACTACCGGTGAGCCACGTGGCATCCTCGTCAAGAACAACAAGGTGCTCAAAACTACCTGGTTCAACGACCGCAGCAGCACTTTCCTGGGTGTGAAAAAAGATGGAAAACTCTTTATTGGCGACCGCGCAGAATTTGCGGCCATGCAGAATGATCTTGAAGATGCATTAGGCGGCGGACCAATGCTGGTGAAGAACAATGCGATGCTGACACAAACAGACCTTACTATTGAACCCCGCACCGGCATTGGCCTGAACGAGCAGGGTAAAATGTACTGGATGGTAATAGACGGCCGCAGCTTCTATTATTCCAATGGTATTACCATCACACAGCTGGGCCAATTGCTTAAAGCATGTGGTGCTACCAAAGCTATTAATGTAGATGGCGGCGGATCTTCCACCTTTATGATCAAACATCCGCTGGCGGAAGTATGGCAGGTACGCAACCGGCCTTCTGACGGAACCAACAGGGCAGTGGGTAATGCATGGATGATCATTTCCAAACCTTAA
- a CDS encoding penicillin-binding transpeptidase domain-containing protein, translating to MIGFLLSLFFFQDCQFNGSVTIYDHSRGKWHYTDSADAFREAQPASTFKIINLLIALETGVIKDEMTIVKWPGKTDTTLYGYRPEIYKDMTVKEAFEVSAGWVFIELAKKIDRKQYARYLKASDYGNQDLSERGDDFWNFGAMKISPAGQVKFLVKVYEGKTPFSKRNIAILKRVMITEKTASYTIRSKTGWTRIDGKDIGWWTGYVERKEGAYFFATRITKDRAVYNPRFGQCRKDLTIKVLRELKIID from the coding sequence ATGATCGGTTTCCTCCTTTCCCTCTTCTTTTTCCAGGATTGCCAGTTTAATGGCAGTGTAACTATTTATGATCACAGCCGCGGAAAGTGGCATTATACTGACTCCGCAGATGCCTTCAGGGAAGCTCAGCCAGCCTCCACCTTTAAGATCATCAACCTGCTGATAGCACTGGAAACCGGCGTTATCAAAGATGAAATGACTATTGTGAAATGGCCGGGCAAAACAGATACCACCCTTTACGGATACAGGCCGGAAATTTATAAAGACATGACGGTAAAGGAAGCTTTTGAAGTTTCTGCCGGCTGGGTATTTATCGAATTGGCTAAAAAGATTGACAGGAAGCAATATGCCCGGTACCTGAAAGCCAGCGATTATGGTAACCAGGACCTGAGTGAAAGGGGAGATGACTTCTGGAACTTCGGTGCTATGAAAATATCCCCGGCAGGCCAGGTGAAATTCCTGGTGAAGGTCTATGAAGGTAAAACACCCTTTTCTAAACGCAACATAGCGATCTTGAAACGGGTGATGATAACGGAAAAGACAGCTTCGTATACTATCCGCTCAAAGACCGGCTGGACGCGCATTGATGGAAAAGATATTGGCTGGTGGACAGGCTACGTGGAGCGAAAGGAAGGAGCGTATTTTTTTGCTACAAGGATAACTAAGGACCGTGCCGTATATAATCCCCGTTTCGGTCAGTGCAGGAAAGACCTTACAATAAAAGTATTAAGAGAATTAAAGATCATTGATTGA
- a CDS encoding SusC/RagA family TonB-linked outer membrane protein, with protein MKRSLHSTQLSAWRWFKPLFLFLLITGLQLNAAAKGQDKLLNVNVNDASLETVFKIVRQQSSYLFIFRDENLAGTNMKITFRLKDATIQQVMDRCLEGSPLTYRIVDNTVILVKRDEKPAAQQELVKLSGVVRDAENGDPLPGVTVSVKGTGNGTTTDANGRFLLNNVTPPATLVFSYIGFSSQSVEAGARREFAIQLQRESRSMQQVVVIGYGTQKKTELTGSISTFRPNDLNARPVLGPDQLLQGRMAGVNVSSANGMPGAPMRVSVRGIGSLSASNEPLYVIDGVPIIPHDAAVTNFGAKMNPLAQLNPSDIASVDVLKDAASAAIYGSRATNGVILITTKSGRKGSGQLAINAYAGMQDVPYLDKVEMADSKLYLEVVNEGIDNYNKQFGYLPGNSKFIPGIDHPYPGLPDTDWMQEVLRKAYTKNIDLSVSGGTDKTTYYISGGFLNQQGVVIYNDLKKYTGRINLTTEPLSWLRTGVNISFGYSDNNRVPGSNLGSTVMGRSLPQRPFDRPYKPNGEYYVGGTADLVYHNPIQILKEEVANLKNYRLLGNAFAELKFTKDLTYKTSFGSDIGYTHDYIYYNQKHPYGTGNGRIIDERRLLTNLLLENTLNYSHAFGALKLDVLAGHSFQRMMVSTNGIDGNGFPAPSFDVLGAAAVINSAGTNLYGNAMESYFGRANLAWKEKYMLGMSVRTDGSSRFSPDNRYGYFPSVSAGWQVSKEPFWTMPETDLKVRVSYGSTGNQEGVSNYAYQSLTGGGYNYDGKSGIAITGFGNNILTWEKANQLDAGLELGLLGGAVNLTVDYFRKNTTNLLYNMPIQGTSGFTSITSNIGSMLNHGLEAAVNTNFNFGALNWSSDFNISFIKNRITSLIGNTDALSVGANRALQVGHDIGSIWVYKMLGIFQDDKEVPEPLQKIGVRAGDVKYEDLNGDGNIDINDRQIVGSSNPDFYGGWNNTFRYKNFDLSVFLSYTYGQDVYATSRITIERLGQNAVNITKKSAENRWTGPGTSNTTPRAIYSQAYNLYNSSRWMEDGSFIRVRTVSLGYELPGSILSRAKIKRVRVYLQADNLWLFTKYSGMDPEVSSDMDPRFLGEDNLVLPQPRSFNAGINLNF; from the coding sequence ATGAAACGATCATTACACAGTACGCAGCTTTCCGCATGGCGGTGGTTTAAACCGCTGTTCCTGTTCCTGCTCATAACGGGCCTGCAGCTGAACGCAGCAGCCAAAGGACAGGATAAACTTTTAAATGTAAATGTGAATGATGCCAGCCTGGAAACGGTATTTAAGATCGTACGCCAGCAGAGCAGTTACCTTTTTATATTCAGGGATGAAAACCTGGCAGGCACCAATATGAAAATAACTTTCCGCCTGAAAGATGCTACTATACAACAGGTGATGGACCGCTGCCTGGAAGGTTCTCCGCTTACTTACAGGATAGTTGATAATACGGTGATACTGGTAAAACGCGATGAAAAACCTGCAGCGCAGCAGGAGCTGGTGAAACTGAGCGGCGTGGTAAGGGATGCAGAGAACGGAGACCCCTTACCGGGTGTAACCGTGAGTGTGAAAGGTACTGGTAATGGTACCACCACGGATGCGAACGGCCGCTTTCTGCTGAACAATGTTACACCTCCTGCAACGCTGGTGTTCTCTTATATCGGCTTTTCCTCACAATCTGTAGAAGCAGGCGCACGCAGGGAATTTGCCATACAGCTGCAGAGAGAAAGCCGTTCCATGCAGCAGGTGGTAGTGATCGGATATGGTACGCAGAAGAAAACAGAACTCACCGGTTCCATCAGTACTTTCCGCCCGAACGATCTCAATGCCCGCCCTGTTCTGGGGCCGGACCAATTATTACAGGGCCGCATGGCAGGTGTGAATGTATCTTCCGCCAATGGTATGCCGGGTGCACCGATGCGTGTAAGCGTACGTGGTATCGGTTCGCTGAGCGCGAGTAATGAACCCCTTTATGTAATAGATGGTGTGCCCATTATTCCGCACGATGCGGCAGTTACAAACTTCGGTGCTAAAATGAATCCGCTGGCACAACTGAATCCCAGCGACATTGCTTCCGTGGATGTACTGAAAGATGCTGCTTCTGCTGCCATCTATGGATCACGCGCCACTAACGGAGTAATACTCATCACTACCAAGAGTGGCCGCAAAGGCAGCGGGCAACTGGCCATTAATGCTTATGCCGGCATGCAGGATGTGCCCTACCTTGATAAAGTAGAAATGGCAGATTCCAAATTATACCTGGAAGTAGTGAATGAAGGGATCGATAACTACAACAAACAATTCGGCTACCTGCCCGGTAACAGCAAATTTATTCCCGGCATAGATCATCCTTATCCCGGTTTACCGGATACAGACTGGATGCAGGAAGTTTTACGCAAAGCCTATACAAAGAACATCGACCTTTCTGTTTCCGGCGGTACAGATAAAACAACGTATTATATTTCCGGTGGTTTCCTCAATCAGCAGGGCGTTGTTATTTATAACGATCTGAAAAAATACACCGGCAGGATCAATCTTACCACAGAACCCCTATCCTGGTTGCGTACCGGTGTGAACATCAGTTTCGGTTATTCTGATAACAACCGCGTACCGGGTTCTAACCTGGGTTCTACGGTGATGGGCAGAAGCCTCCCGCAACGTCCGTTCGACAGGCCTTATAAACCTAATGGTGAATATTATGTAGGTGGTACGGCAGACCTGGTGTATCACAACCCAATACAGATCCTGAAAGAAGAAGTGGCGAACCTGAAGAACTATCGTTTATTAGGAAACGCATTTGCAGAACTGAAATTCACCAAAGACCTTACCTATAAAACATCTTTTGGTTCAGACATTGGTTATACGCATGATTATATCTACTACAACCAAAAACATCCATATGGTACCGGTAATGGCCGTATCATAGATGAACGCAGGCTGCTTACTAACCTGCTGCTGGAAAATACGCTGAACTATTCCCATGCTTTCGGGGCACTGAAGCTGGATGTATTGGCTGGTCACTCTTTCCAGCGTATGATGGTATCTACCAATGGTATAGATGGTAACGGGTTCCCTGCTCCGTCTTTTGATGTGCTGGGGGCTGCTGCTGTGATAAATAGTGCTGGTACCAACCTGTATGGTAATGCCATGGAATCTTATTTCGGAAGGGCTAACCTTGCCTGGAAAGAAAAATACATGCTGGGCATGTCTGTCCGTACGGATGGTTCTTCCCGTTTCTCACCCGATAACCGTTATGGTTACTTCCCTTCTGTATCTGCAGGCTGGCAGGTTTCCAAAGAACCTTTCTGGACCATGCCTGAAACAGATCTTAAGGTGCGCGTGAGCTATGGCTCTACCGGTAACCAGGAAGGCGTGAGTAACTATGCTTACCAATCCCTCACCGGTGGTGGTTACAACTACGATGGCAAGAGCGGTATTGCGATCACTGGTTTTGGAAACAATATCCTCACCTGGGAAAAAGCCAATCAATTGGATGCCGGTCTTGAGTTAGGACTGCTGGGCGGCGCCGTGAACCTTACGGTGGATTATTTCCGTAAGAATACTACCAACCTGTTGTACAATATGCCTATCCAGGGAACATCCGGTTTTACCAGCATCACCAGCAATATTGGTTCCATGTTGAACCATGGCCTGGAAGCTGCGGTGAACACCAACTTTAACTTTGGTGCATTGAACTGGAGTTCCGACTTTAATATCTCTTTCATCAAGAACCGCATCACTTCCCTGATCGGTAATACCGATGCGCTGTCTGTTGGTGCTAACCGTGCATTGCAGGTAGGCCATGACATCGGCAGTATCTGGGTGTATAAGATGTTAGGCATTTTCCAGGATGATAAAGAAGTACCCGAGCCCTTGCAGAAGATAGGTGTACGCGCAGGAGATGTGAAGTATGAAGACCTGAACGGAGATGGTAATATCGATATTAACGACCGCCAGATCGTAGGCAGTTCCAATCCCGATTTTTATGGTGGCTGGAACAATACTTTCCGGTACAAAAACTTTGATCTCTCTGTTTTCCTGAGCTACACCTACGGACAGGATGTATATGCTACTTCCCGTATTACCATTGAAAGGCTGGGACAGAATGCCGTGAATATCACTAAAAAGTCTGCCGAGAACAGATGGACCGGTCCCGGTACCAGCAACACCACTCCCCGTGCTATCTACAGCCAGGCCTACAACCTGTACAATTCCAGCCGCTGGATGGAAGATGGTTCTTTCATCCGGGTACGTACCGTATCCCTGGGATATGAATTACCCGGGTCTATCCTGTCAAGAGCAAAGATCAAACGGGTGCGCGTGTACCTGCAGGCAGATAACTTATGGTTGTTCACCAAATACTCCGGTATGGACCCTGAAGTGAGTTCAGATATGGACCCGCGCTTTTTGGGAGAAGATAACCTGGTATTACCACAGCCCCGTTCATTTAATGCAGGCATTAATCTGAATTTCTAA
- a CDS encoding RagB/SusD family nutrient uptake outer membrane protein, with translation MKRKVFPVLLSGLCLFASCSKMLDVKSHSAVATNTLSAADVEAFLTGIYSRMQNAPGAESTISFDITGGNLINSAATTDGGLNTFITNILRPENGLMSAAWNGYYAALFQVNNLLDVSANLPATQRNKEISGIAHFFRAYLYYNLVTRWGGVPVLEQNTSAKVKRNTEAETWAFIEKELTHAMADAPAYAAGQYYQVSSIAAKALMARVKLAQGKKTEAATLAEEVITSGLFKLDAFEKIFRAQSNQEEIFSFKNLTIESSLRVSTLFYTYAHTVKGSYVYRPVQEVMDMFTAGDKRTAMSVDTYQGLRVINKYPSGQSGSDPIIVVRLAEMYLISAEAQGLAGLGRLNELRAERGLTAIQPAGETAYMDAVMLERRKELLGEGFRWFDLVRTGRAQTELGLADRELKYPLPMNELAINKLLVQNDDY, from the coding sequence ATGAAAAGAAAAGTATTTCCAGTATTGCTTTCCGGCCTGTGCCTGTTTGCTTCGTGCAGTAAGATGCTGGATGTGAAATCGCATTCTGCCGTAGCTACCAATACTTTATCTGCAGCAGATGTGGAGGCCTTCCTGACAGGTATTTACAGCCGCATGCAAAATGCCCCCGGTGCAGAATCCACTATTTCCTTCGATATCACCGGTGGCAACCTGATCAACTCTGCGGCTACTACAGACGGTGGACTGAATACCTTTATCACCAATATACTGCGCCCGGAAAACGGCCTGATGTCCGCCGCATGGAATGGTTATTATGCTGCCTTGTTCCAGGTGAACAACCTGCTGGATGTTTCAGCCAATCTGCCTGCCACACAGCGCAATAAAGAGATTTCCGGTATCGCGCACTTCTTCCGTGCTTACCTGTATTATAACCTGGTGACCCGCTGGGGCGGCGTGCCGGTGTTGGAGCAGAATACATCAGCCAAAGTAAAACGCAATACAGAAGCAGAAACATGGGCTTTCATTGAAAAGGAATTAACACATGCCATGGCAGATGCGCCGGCCTATGCTGCAGGGCAATATTACCAGGTGTCTTCCATCGCGGCTAAAGCGCTGATGGCACGTGTAAAACTTGCACAGGGCAAAAAAACAGAAGCCGCCACACTGGCTGAAGAAGTGATCACTTCCGGCCTTTTTAAACTGGATGCTTTTGAAAAGATCTTCCGCGCACAATCGAACCAGGAAGAGATCTTTTCTTTTAAAAACCTGACCATTGAATCTTCCCTGCGTGTAAGCACGCTGTTCTATACCTATGCACACACGGTAAAAGGCAGTTACGTATATCGCCCTGTACAGGAGGTGATGGATATGTTCACTGCCGGTGATAAACGTACTGCTATGTCCGTGGATACCTACCAGGGCCTGCGGGTGATCAACAAATATCCCAGCGGCCAGTCAGGCAGCGATCCCATTATTGTGGTGCGCCTTGCAGAAATGTACCTCATCAGTGCAGAGGCACAGGGGCTTGCGGGCCTGGGCAGATTGAATGAGCTGCGTGCTGAACGCGGGCTTACAGCCATCCAGCCAGCCGGTGAAACTGCTTATATGGATGCTGTTATGCTGGAAAGAAGAAAGGAATTGCTGGGTGAAGGGTTCCGCTGGTTCGATCTCGTACGCACCGGCCGTGCGCAAACTGAACTGGGGCTGGCAGACAGGGAGTTGAAATATCCGCTTCCCATGAATGAACTGGCTATTAACAAATTACTGGTACAGAACGATGATTATTAA
- a CDS encoding FecR family protein produces the protein MNHSETYLNELLAKEHWTEEECRWLLHYLEETPGTELKSLMLERFRAHGLEVQDPALAENLLGRIHARMQPLPLPETKIVPLYRRWWKGAAAAVIGVAAVAGAMYLMQQPSKPLTAGLTPAAAEDVAPGGNKARLLLGNGKSLVLDQMADGPISGDAQLHKEDAALVYGPSGGNSSNTLITPKGGQYRVQLEDGTKVWLNAASSLEYPVAFNGVDRTVRLTGEAYFEVAKNATKPFFVQVNGMTVQVLGTNFNINAYAEEKRFTTTLLEGAVRVVAGNQRFTLAPGEQTSLEQGVLQRTSGDAEDAIAWKNGIFTFKNHELAAVMRDISRWYDVNIIYDKGIDEKIHVTGAMRRQDNLTQALKILELTADLHFAVQGKTITVSKK, from the coding sequence TTGAATCATTCTGAAACATATTTAAACGAGCTGCTGGCCAAAGAACATTGGACGGAGGAGGAATGCCGCTGGCTGCTGCATTACCTGGAAGAAACTCCCGGCACCGAACTGAAAAGCCTCATGCTGGAGCGTTTCAGGGCACATGGCCTGGAAGTGCAGGACCCTGCACTGGCAGAAAACCTGTTAGGCCGTATTCATGCGCGTATGCAGCCATTACCTTTACCTGAAACGAAGATAGTACCCCTTTACCGCCGTTGGTGGAAAGGTGCCGCGGCTGCCGTTATTGGTGTAGCGGCAGTAGCTGGTGCCATGTACCTCATGCAACAGCCCTCTAAGCCACTGACCGCAGGGCTTACACCCGCTGCAGCGGAAGATGTGGCACCGGGTGGTAATAAAGCCCGTTTATTGCTGGGTAACGGAAAATCACTTGTACTTGATCAGATGGCAGATGGCCCTATCAGCGGAGATGCGCAATTGCATAAAGAAGATGCGGCGCTGGTGTACGGCCCTTCCGGTGGAAATAGTTCCAACACATTAATCACTCCAAAAGGAGGGCAATACCGTGTACAGCTGGAAGACGGAACCAAAGTATGGCTCAATGCAGCCAGTTCCCTGGAATACCCCGTTGCCTTTAACGGTGTTGACCGTACCGTACGGCTGACAGGCGAAGCTTATTTTGAAGTGGCGAAGAATGCTACCAAACCTTTCTTTGTACAGGTGAATGGCATGACGGTGCAGGTACTGGGCACCAACTTTAACATCAATGCATATGCAGAAGAAAAGCGCTTTACCACCACTTTGCTGGAAGGTGCTGTGAGGGTGGTGGCAGGTAACCAGCGATTCACGCTGGCACCGGGTGAACAAACCAGCCTGGAGCAAGGTGTGCTGCAACGTACTTCCGGAGATGCGGAAGACGCCATTGCCTGGAAGAACGGCATCTTTACTTTTAAGAATCATGAACTCGCGGCTGTGATGAGAGATATCAGCCGCTGGTACGATGTAAATATCATATACGATAAAGGAATTGATGAAAAGATCCATGTTACGGGAGCAATGCGCAGGCAGGATAATTTAACACAGGCTTTAAAAATACTGGAGCTCACAGCAGATCTGCATTTCGCGGTGCAGGGCAAAACCATTACTGTCAGCAAAAAATAG